One segment of Variovorax sp. PAMC28562 DNA contains the following:
- the senA gene encoding selenoneine synthase SenA: MQSEGRAMNEVIPVDNLDNLDNLDDTMTFTSAEAMRKAGPAEIEAALTRGRTQLLSLFDGFERGLGPNGLRIAQDAAVNLPLWELGHIGWFEEFWLSRNTERGLGLACDPFAPRRTSVLPRADALYDSSNVAHGLRWQLVLPDPAATLSYLTAVREATLTLLRVCSTKEEDLYFFRLVLFHEDMHREAWHFMAQRLGIDLGPGMTGRAPRPAVASGSWDIPGGLRHVGVDNAGFAFDNELCAANIEVSAFSIDRAPVKWDAFLAFVDGGGYTDDSTWTPAGRDWRRHSGATHPLHLRRGQSGWERSQFGRWLPVDPLAPAVQITAHEAEAWCRWAGRRLPTEAEWETAAKLAVEQGEVFEWGEVWEWTTSPFEPYSGFVPHPYRDYSQPWFDGRSVLRGGSFATVQHMKHPSYRNFFPADRNDVFAGFRSCPQRSW, from the coding sequence ATGCAAAGCGAAGGGCGAGCCATGAACGAGGTTATACCGGTGGACAACCTGGACAACCTGGACAACCTGGACGACACCATGACATTCACGAGCGCAGAGGCGATGCGCAAGGCCGGACCCGCTGAGATCGAGGCCGCGCTCACCCGAGGCCGCACCCAGTTGTTGAGCTTGTTCGACGGTTTCGAAAGGGGGCTCGGACCGAATGGCCTTCGGATTGCACAGGATGCTGCTGTGAATTTGCCGCTTTGGGAGTTGGGGCACATCGGCTGGTTCGAAGAGTTCTGGTTGTCGCGCAACACGGAGCGCGGCCTCGGGTTAGCTTGCGATCCTTTCGCACCACGACGCACATCAGTGCTGCCGCGCGCCGATGCGCTCTACGACTCGTCGAACGTCGCGCATGGCCTGCGCTGGCAACTTGTGCTGCCCGACCCTGCGGCCACGCTCAGCTATCTAACGGCAGTGCGTGAGGCCACACTGACCTTGCTCCGCGTTTGCAGCACCAAGGAAGAAGACCTGTACTTCTTTCGGCTCGTCCTGTTCCATGAAGACATGCATCGGGAAGCATGGCACTTCATGGCGCAGCGGCTTGGTATCGATCTTGGCCCTGGCATGACGGGTCGCGCGCCGCGCCCGGCAGTCGCCTCAGGTTCGTGGGACATTCCGGGCGGGCTGCGACATGTCGGTGTAGACAACGCCGGCTTCGCTTTTGACAACGAACTGTGCGCTGCAAACATCGAAGTGTCTGCGTTCAGCATCGATCGGGCGCCGGTGAAGTGGGACGCTTTCCTCGCCTTCGTCGACGGCGGCGGCTACACAGATGACAGCACCTGGACGCCGGCTGGTCGCGATTGGCGGCGGCACAGCGGTGCAACGCATCCGCTGCATCTGCGGCGCGGGCAAAGTGGATGGGAGCGATCTCAGTTTGGTCGTTGGTTACCTGTCGATCCGTTGGCACCGGCCGTGCAAATCACTGCCCATGAGGCGGAAGCGTGGTGCCGTTGGGCTGGTCGCCGCTTGCCAACCGAGGCCGAATGGGAAACCGCTGCGAAACTGGCTGTTGAGCAGGGAGAAGTCTTCGAATGGGGTGAGGTTTGGGAGTGGACTACGAGTCCGTTTGAGCCGTATTCGGGGTTCGTCCCGCACCCCTACCGTGACTACTCGCAGCCATGGTTCGATGGCCGGTCGGTGCTGCGCGGAGGATCGTTCGCGACTGTGCAGCACATGAAGCATCCAAGCTACCGCAACTTCTTTCCAGCGGACCGCAACGATGTGTTCGCGGGGTTTCGCAGCTGTCCTCAGCGGTCTTGGTGA